The genomic DNA TGCTCCGGCGCGCCCGGCGCCCCCCCGCCTCCGGCGGGCCGAGGTCGCTCATCAGTCCGCGCTGAACGAGGTGCCCGTGCCCGTGCCCGTCAGCGCGACCGTGCTGATGGGGTTGAGCGGATCCGTGGTCGTAAGGGTCAAGGCGCTCGCGAACGCACCCGCGGCCACCGGGTTGAAGGTGACCTGGAACTGCACGCTGGAGCCCGGTGCCAGGAAGAAGGGGAGCATGGGGAGCGTCGTCGAAGCGAAGACAGGGTAGGCGTTTCCATCGAGTGCCACCGAGGTAAGGATCCGGGGGCTGGTGCCCTCGTTGGTCACGGTCAGCAGCCGGGTGCTGGTGGTTCCCTTGCGCTGGGCACCGAAGTCGAGCGCGGACGGTGCCCAGACCAGGGCGGTGTCCGTGCCAGTGCCGCCACTTCCCTGGCCCTTGAGGTCGATGATGAACGGAGGGGCGCCTTCATCGGTGTTGAAGAAGAGGGTGCCGGTGACCGGACCTGCCTGGGTGGGGTGGTACTTCACGAGGATCTCCATGATCTGGCCGGGAGCCAGGACGAACTCCGAGGGAGGCAAGGAGAGCGAGAAGTCGGACGAGCCCGTGAGAAAAGTGGAGGAGATGGTGGCATCGCCCGAACCGACGTTCTGCAAACGCACGGTCTGGGCGACCGAGGTGCCCACGAGCGCGGTGCCAAAATCCAGGCTCAAGGTAGACGCGACGAGGACGGGCTTCACCCCCCGGCCGCTCACCGCGATGGGGATAGTGGAGTAGGCGGGATCATCGGTCGTGACCAAGAGCTGCGCCCTGAACGCCATCTCGGCCGTGGGCACGAAGCGCACTTTCAATGAGATGCTCTGGAAGGGAGCGAGCACGAACGGTGATGGCGGTGGAGACAGGAGCACGAAGGGAGGGCCCTGGATGGACAGGGAGGTGAGCAGGAGGGGTGCCGTTCCCTTGTTGGAGAGGGTTACGATGGACTCCTTGCTGCTGCCCACGCGCACGTCGCCGAATTCGAGGATGGGCGACGGTTCCACGACGAGCTGCGGCGCCACGCCCGCCCCCTGGAGTGACACGGCGACGGTGGGGTTGGCGGGGTCGTTGCTCGTGATCGTCAGGGTCTGCGCCACCTGGCCCCGCGAGCTGGGCTGGAAGCGCAATTCGAGCGTTAGGGTCGACTGCGGTTGCAGAGTGAAGGGAAGCGCCGGCATGAAGTCCAGAGCGAACGCGGTTCCCCCGGAGAGCTGAATCGACTCGATCCTGGTGGGCGTTGAGCCCTTGTTGGCCAGCACAAGGGCCTGCACTGATAGAGTACCCACCCGCACCTGCCCGAAGTCGATGGTCGGGGCCGTGTCGATGGCGTGTTGTCCCTCGGGGAGGGAGAAGGAAATCCGCGGAGCAGGTGCAGCGGACGTCTCCTCGGCGGGCTCCTTGGGAGCGAGGGTGGACTCCTCGGGCCCACACGCCGCCAGCAACGCCAAGCACATCACGGCCACGACACTTCGTATCTTCATGGTCTGCTCCAGATCGGTTCGAAGACGGACGATATTAAGCTGGACTTACGCTTTTTAAGCGTCTGGAACATCGGGTGAGCAGCGCATGTCAGTAGCGGCCCTTGAGGCCCAGGATGGGCAGCGCGATGGGCAACCCCACGGGGCTCTTGGTGAGGGCGCCCGTGAGGCCCCCCACTGGCGAGTACTCGTACGAGTAGTCGTAGCTGAGGACCTCCTGGTTGATCGTCACGTTGAGCATGTCCAGGTAGAGCTCGAGCGAGAACGTCTCGTAGGCCCACGCCTTGGCCAGGCGCAGATCGAACCGGAAGAAGGGCGGGAGCCGATCCACCCGGTCCAGGTCCACGCGCACCCAACGCGGCTGACCGGAGCGGTCCGTGCCCTCCACCAGGGTCCGGCTGGTGAGGTGCCCGGACTCGGGCCGGCCACTGTTGAAGTGCAGCACGCCGCCCAGGGTGAAGTTGTTGCCGAACTTGTAGCTGAGCACCAGGTTGGCCACGTGCGTCTGGTCGAAGACGTAGGGGAGATAGCCCTCGGTCTGGCCCACCGGCTCGTCGAAGGCGTTGAAGCGCGTGAAGCGCGTGAGGCGCGTGCTGCGCTGCAACGAGTACGACAGCCAGCCGAACCAGTTGCCTCCCAACGGCCGGCGGATGAGCAATTCCAGGCCGTAGGACAGGCCCCGGCTGCGGAAGTCCCCCAGGCCGCCCAGGTCGGGCACCTGCGGCGGCTGCGGCTCCTCCTGGAGGGTGCGGCGCACGACGCCCGTGCGCAGGGGGCCCGGAGGTCCCCGGGGATCGCTCGGGTCCACGGGCTCGGGCACGTCCGGGAAGGACGGTGACGAGGAGTCCTCCTCGCCGAAGGGCGTCAGCTCCACCGTGCGCAGGAGCGGATTCACGTAGCCATCCAGGCTCACGTCGAAGCCCCAGAGGCCCGTGTACTCCACGCCCGCGGAGAGCTGGAGCGCCCGCTGCAGCCCCTGCCCCAGCGCCGCGATGTCCACGATGGGCAGGCTGATGAGCGTGGTGGGCGGCTGGTGGAAGAGGCCCACGCCCCCCTTGAACGTCAGCGCCTCGCCCATCTTGCGGCGCGCCGTCACCCGAGGCTCGGCCACGAAGGCGTTGACGCCTCCCGTCAGGTGGTAGTTGTCCAGGCGCAGTCCGGACACCACCGTCCACGGCGAGTTCTCCTCGTGCCAGGTAACCTCGCCCCACAGCCCGCTGAACGTGGCGAGCGCCACGGGCAGGTCCGTGCGCATGTCGTTGAAGGTGCCCCGGCCCGCGCTGACCCGGTTGGTGAGCGACAGGTAGGCGCGCTTGCTCTCCACGTCCAGGCCACTTCTCAGCGACAGGCCCCGGCCCAGCTCGCGCTCGTAGCCCAGGCGGCCGGTGACGTTGCGCTGATCGACATCGATGATGTTGCCCCCCTCGACGGGGTCCAGACTGGACAGGGAGAAGCGATCCAGACCCGCGGTGACGCCCGTCTCCAGTTCGCCTCCCCACACCGGGTGCCGGTAGCGCAGGTCCACGCGGTGGAAGAGCACGGACTGCAGGGCGGTGGAGCCCGCGTTCGTCGTCGCCTCGGTGCCGAAGGTGTCCGAGGAGCCAAAGGCGAAGAGGCGCAGCCGCCCCGGCCCCAGCGTCTGCTCCACGCGCGCCTGGTAGTCGTAGAAGTCGAGCACCAGCTTCGAGCTGTCGGCGCCCGGGGGACTCAGGGCATTGGCCGCGAGCGCGATGAGCCAGGGCGTGTAGGACAGGCGGCCCGCCACCGAGACGTTGGTGCCAGTCGACTGGAAGGGGTACTCGATGAAGAGGCCCGCGTTGATGAAGTCCGCGTAGGCGCTGCCATGGACACGGTCATCGCGCGGGCGCGTGAGCTTGCCCTCCACCGCGCCGCCCGTGAGCCGGCCGTACGGCGTGGGCGGGTTGCCCGGGTAGAAGTCGATGGTGTCGATGAAGTCCGGGTGGATGACGGCCGGGCCCAGGAAGAGGTGGAAGAGGATGGGGACGCGGATGCCATCCAGGAAGTAGCCCGTGGCGGCCGGCTGGCTGCCTCGCACCACCGGGTACGACACGCCCGACAGCATGCTGCCCACGCCGGGCAGGAGCATCACCACGCGGAAGGGGTCTCCCAGCGTGCCGGGAATCTCCCGCAACTCCGCCTCGTGCAGCGTGACGCGCGACACCTCGGTGCGCTCGCGGTCTCCCCGGACCACCGTCTCGTAGGGGTTCACCACCAGCGGCTCCAGGCCGTACACCACCTCCAGGGACTCGCCGGAGCGCACCAGCTCCCGGAAATAGCCGGGTTTGTGTCCGGGCGCGGTGATGCGCACCGTGTGCGAGCCCGCGCCGAGCCGGGCCTCGAAGCGGCCATCCGGCCCCGTCTCCTCCGGCGCGTCCTTGAGCGAGTCGAACACGAGGCTGGCGCCGACGATGGGGCTCCGGTTGCCCTTGGTGCGCACCAGGCCCTTCAGGGTGACGGGCGGCAGGGGCGCGCCGGATTCGGACACCTCGACGGGGGCGGGCGCCTCGAAGTGGTACTCGAAGTTGAGGCGCACCGGCACCGCCACCCCGTCCACCCTCGCCGGAGAGAAGCGCAGGCCCGCGGCGGCATGGAGCGCGGCCTCGTCGAGCAGCGGGTGGGTGCCTTCCAGCAGCCGCACCTCGGACACCTCGCCCTCGGCGTCCACGAGCAGCTCCAACCGCACCGTGCCGGGCACCGGCTGGGCCGCGAGCGCCTCGGGGTAGCGCGCGGGCGAGTCCGTCACCAGCGCGGGCGGCTCGAAGCGGGGCGTGCCCCCGTCCGAGCCCCCCGGCCCCACCAGGAAGCCGCCATCCCCCTCGCGAAGCACCTCCAGTTCCTGGGACACCATGCCCGCGTCCTCCCGGACGCGCGGCGCGGTCAGCTGCTCCTGGAGGCTGCCCGGAGGGGTGGTGGGGGTGGGCAACTGCGCTCGCACCGGCATCGCGGCCAACCCCACCACGAGCCCCAGGACTCCAAGCGTCCCACTCCACCGGCCCTGCGCAACCGTCATGAATACCCGCCCCTCTGGAAAGAGGGCGCCATGACGCCGGGAGCCTCGCCAGAAGACAAGTCCCGAACGCGGCCTTGTGTGCGCTAGCGCTTCTGCAGCGCCGAGGCCACCAGGCCAATGAGCTTGAGCTGGGCACCATCCAGCTTGCGCAACGTCCGCATGAGCCGACGTAGCTCGGGCACCTCGTCGTACTCCTCCGGCGAGGCCTCGGCCGCCCAGGTCGGCACTTCACCCGTGTTGAGGCCCAACAAGGAATCCGACGGCATCCGCAGCGCGATGCACAAGCGCCGCAAGGACGGCACGCTGGGCAGCATCCGGCCCCGCTCCAGGCGGCCGTACACCTCGGTCGCCAACCCGACCCGCTCGGCCACGTCCGCTTGCGTCAACCCGGCACGCACCCGGGCCTCGCGCGCGAGCTCGCCCACGTTCGCTGCCAGCTTGCTGGTCGAAGGTTGTCCCATCGTGATTCCCTGGCCCTCGGTAAGGCGACCCATCGGGCCGGTTGATTAGGGTCGGACAGGCGTTTCGCGACAGGACAGGAGGGGTAGTTCGGAAAACCAGGGACTCTAAGAGTGCTCGATCCAACGGGGGGTTGAGCGGGTTGCATCCCGCTTGCATCCAGCGCCTCCGCTCAGAGGTGAACCCAACGCTTTGGGTGGTCTCACGAGCCAGAGCCAACAGGTGAGGGCGTGACCATTTACATCCTGTTCTTCATGGAGGACCTGTCACCTCCACCCAGAAATGACTCCGCGTGACGTCCCCGCCGCGCGTCCGGCCTCCCGCCCCCTCCAGAGGGGGGTCCGAGCGGCCTCCCCCCTCAACGCGGCACGATCCGGCGCACCTCCGTCCGCGGGAGATCCACCCGGACGAGCCAGCCCCTCGCGTCGAAGAACAGCAGCGCGTCATCCACCAGACGCGCGGCGGCACCCGGGTGGGAGCCCTCGAAGCGCAGCCGCGCGTACACGCGGCCCCCCCTGTCCAGCACTCGCAGGGTGTGGCCGGGGTTCTCCGGTGGTGCCTCCAGGAGCCCAAGCCAGGAACTCCCGAGGTGAATCTCCAACACGGGCTCCCCTGCCTCGGGCAGGGCGGGCCGGTATGCACGCATGGGCAAGACCGAAGGCACCCACTGCACCCCCGCCCCGGCGCTCGAGTTCAACGTCATCTCCCCATCCGCCCTCAGCGACAGGTGGTTGGAGGACCCGCCACCCAGCACGGTGGAGTCCAGCCCCTGACGGGAGCGGAGGGTGGGGCCTCCTGGCAGCGCATAGGACCAGCGCTCGTAAGAAGAGGATCCGTCGGGGCGCGGGTACACGCACACGGCGCTCATCAAGGAGGCATCCGCCGCGATTCCCACCACCTCGCTGCCCACCTCCCGCACCCGCCACAAGGCCCGGGGCTCGGAGGCGAGCGCGTCCAGCGCCATCACCGTGTTCCGCTCGGCCACGAACCACAGGCCGCCGTCGTACTCGCGAGCGAAGGCATCGGCCCGCAGGTCGCACCAGGGCTCGGCCCGGCGCCGGACGAGGTCCAGCCGAGACACCCGCTGGAGCTCTCCCCGGGGCGCGAGCGCCAGCGCCCGGTCTCCATGCCACGAGCGCACGAGCGAGAAGGCCGGCACGTCGAAGTGCGCCACGCATCGGCCATCGGGAGCGAGCAGCCGCGCCCCCAGCTCGCCAAGCGCCACCAGCACGCGACCGCCCGCCAGGGGCACCGCGTCATGAATGGGCCAGGGGCCGCCCGCGTCCTCGCCGAAGACCCGATTCACGGGCTCGGCGAAAGCGGAAGGGCGCTGGGAAGGCAGGGTGGGCAGGTCCGCCACGAGTACCGGGTCGCCCGACTCCTGGACGAGGCGTTCGAGTTCCCGTTTCGCCAGGGACACGTGGCCCGCGGCCCGGTCCCGCAGGAGCGCGCGCAAGGCCTGACGCAAAAGCAGCTCCCGCACCGCGCCGCCCATCTTCATGCCCACCAGGTCGCTGGCGAAGCGCTGGCGCGCCGAGGCCTCCCGGGGGCCGTCCGCGTCCAACAGCTCGAGCACCCGGGGACGCATCGCGTCGAAGCGCTCGGGAAAGGCGAGCAGCAACCGGGCCAGCGCCCGGGCGCCCTCGGTGCCACCCACCTCCACGGCCCCCTCCAGCCACACCCGGACGAGCCCCCGCGACTCCTCCACGGGCCACACCGCGTCCGCCGCGAGGAAGTAGTCTCCCGCCTGCGCGAGCACTTCGCCCCAGTGCAGCCGCAGGGCCCGCGCATCGGTGGAGTGGGTGCGCTCGAGCCGGGACACCGCGTCCGCGAAAGCGCCCGTGCGCCGGGCCACGTCCACCGCGCGCGCCACGTCCCGCGCCAACATCCACTGGCGCACCACCAGCCCTGGCGCCAGCGCCCGTCCCTCGGCCAGCTCCGCCGCGAGTTTCAGCCGCCCATGCCGCTCCAGGAAGGACACGGCCTCCTCCGCCTCCCCCAGCAGCTCGGCGAGGATGAACGCCGCCTCCTCGATGCGGCCCTCGCGCTCCATCTTCCGGAAGGCCTCGCGGTAGCGCTCGCGCAGGGCGTCATAGATGACCTGGCCGCCACCGAACACCGCCCGCCCCTGGCCCCCGCGCGGCTGGATGGACAACGACTCGCGCGGCCCCGGCAAGCCGAGCGACACGCGGGCCTGCTCCGTCAGGGCCCCCTTGCCCAGGGGAATGGCGTAGCGCAACGCCTCCTCCAGCTTGCCTTCATCGAAGAGCTCGAAGAGCCGCCGCACGTACTGGGCCTTGAGGCGGCCGAGCCACGCGCCCAGGGGCGTGGCCGTGGCGAGCCAGTGCGTGAGCCGGGAGAACAGCTCCGGTCCCCGAGAGGACGACGCCTGGCGCGCGGGTGGGGGCACGGGAGGCGCGGCGGTGCGCCGGGCCCGCCACCAGGACAGGAGCCGCGCGAACAACCCCGGGGGCGCGGCGGGTGCTCGGCCTTCCATCCGGGTCCGCAGGGCCTCGGCCTCCGGAGCGGGAGCACCCACGCCGAAGTTCGCGCGCGAGGGCGGCGCCACGAGAGCGGGAGCCACCACCGGCGGAGGAGGCGCGCCCAGCCCCACGACGGGCACCACGCTCCACCCGGACGTCTCGAGCCAGGCCGACACGTCCACCCGCCCGAAGGCCCCGGGAGGATGCACCTCCGCCGTCCCCGCGCGCACCCGCACGACGCTTCCTGGCGGAGGCGACAGGCGCTCGCGCTCGGTGGGAGACAGGGGCGCGGACCACAGGACCCCCTCCTCTTGCGTGAAGACGAGTCCCGGCGCCGCGGCGCAGTCCATGCGCACGGGCGCCGCCCACCGCAGCAGGAACCCCCCCGCGAGCGAGAACACCTCCACGCCCGGAGCCCACGCGGTCAGCACGCGCCGCCGGGCCTCGGCCTCGCCCAGCAACGCCGGCTCGAACCAGAGCGCGGCCACGACCACCCGGCCCCGGTGGACCTGCGCGCGCGGACGCACGGGGCTCATCGGGTACCTCCTGGCGTGGAGCTGAAGACGAGGGCTCGGTGCTGAAGGCTCCAGACCCCCACCAGCCCCTCCTCCGTGAGCCAGGCCAGCAGCGGAAGCGCGTGGCTGAAGCAACAGGAGCGCACGCGGCCCGGCGCCATCGTCAGCCGCTCGGGGCCCCGCTCCGTCAGCAATAAGAAGGAGCGCTGATCCTCGGCGAGCACCACCAGGCCCAGTTCCTCGGAGTCGACGGGCCAGCGAGCGAAGCCCACCACCCGCTGTCCCTCGGGCACGGCGAGCCGCGCACCGCCAACCTCATACGAGTCCCGTCCCAGCCACCACACTCCGGAGGGCTCGCGCAGCGCGAGGGGAGGTCCCGCCTTCTTGCGAGGCAGGGGCCGGCAGAGGGCGAAGTGCGCCTCGGCCGAGGGATTCTCCGTCAACCGCCGCGACCAATCCCCCAGGCAGCCGGTCAGGAAGGAGTCCGGGACGGAATCGCCCGGAAACGCCCCGCTCACGAAGAAGAGACGCCCCCGGAGCTCGGCGAGCGCGCGGACGTTCTCGAGCACGGGCCGCGCCGAGGGCGACCACGGGAGGTCCACCTGGAGCGCGTGGAGCGAGCTCCGGGCATCGAGCACCAGGGGCGTCTCCCGGCGCTGCTCATCCCACCGGCTCAGGGCCAGCAAGGGAGGCGCATCGCGGAGGGGGAGGACGAAGGGCGTATGCGCATCGAGCGTCCAGCTTCGTCCAGAGTGATGCCCCCGCAGCCCGCCATGCGCGCGGAGCAAGCCCTCGCGTTGGGTCAGCACGAGCAGTCCACCCGTGGCGCGCCAGCCGAAGGCCACGACGGCCTCGCCATCCCGGGGTTGGTAGCGCTTGGGCCTGGGCACGGTGGCGCGGGGCGAGTGGGCCAGCGCCTGAGCCGAGACAGCGCCATCCGCATGCGTCAGGAGCAGCCGCTGCCCATCCAAGGAGAAGCGCAGGAAGCGCACGGCGCTCGCGTGCGACGAGGGACGGGGCGTGGCGGAGCCGAAGGGATCCCTCAACAATCGCACGCACTGGGGCGCGGGAGGCAACTCCAACACCACCTGACGCGGGCTCCCCGCGGAAGGCCGCACCTCCACGAAGAGCCGCCGCGCCCCCGGCTCCAGCACCTCGTCCACGGCCACGCGGGACAGCCCCTCGGCACCCGGCAGCCGCGCCAGACGGGAGCCCCCCACCAGCCACACCTCGTCGGACCCATGCGCGCCCTCGAGCGCCTCGCGCCACGCGGCGAGCCGCTCCTCGGAGGGAGGCTCGGCGCTCGGGTGCTTGAGCCACGGGCCGAGCGTGGCGGCATCCACGCGCGAAGCGGGCCCCTTGTGGGGAGAGGCCTGGAGCACCCCCCAGACGAAGTCGGCGCCCGCGGCCTCGGCGCGCCGGGCGAGCACCACCAGCAGCGCCAAGTGCGCGATGCGGGGCGCGCCCAGTTGCTCCGGCCCCGCGTCCAACAAGGCCACGCAGCGGCGCCCGCTCCGGGGCTGGCGGAAGGCGGGCCGCAGATGGGCCTGCTCCCCGAAGGCGGCGCGGCGCACGAACTCGTCCGGGGCCTCCAGCGCCAGGAGCCATTCACTCATGAGCAACCGCTCGGGAGCGCCGCGCCGGGTGAGGCCGTCATAGCCCTGGGGCTCGTCCCCCTCGGCGTCTCCCCGGAGGCGCAAGGGGCCGAGCGCCGCGGCCAGCCTCGCCACGGGGCCGCCCAGCGCGAGCGACAGCTCCTCGGGAAAGAGGGCGAGGTGAGCCGCCCAGGGCCGCAGGGACTCGGGCAGGGCCGTCACGGAGCGTCCCGATTCCCCTCGCGCCATTCCTCCAGGGCCTGGCGGGAGATGGGACGCGCGGCGCCCACGGGGACGAGGTGACCCGAGCGGGGCAGGACGGCGAGCGGCGTGGCGCCCCGGGCGCGGGTGACGAGGGCGCGTTCGAGCAGCGCGGGAGCCACGTCCGGCGCGAGCGTGCACGGCAGGAGGAGCGAGGGCGCCTGGGCATCGCGGCCCAGGTAGACGACGCCCTCGGCCCAGGGCAGCGAGTCGGTGTCGCCCAGCAGCACGAGCACGCCGGGGCCGGCCACGCCGCTCCACCGGGCGAGCTGCGTGTCACTCGCCGCCAGGGCGCGCCGCGCGAGCCCCAGCGCCACCGGACCCACGCCCGCCACCGCGAGCGCGGGCAGGGGGTGGGGCCGCGCGGCCCAGACGACAGGAGGAGAGACGTCCATGCGCGAGGGCTCCTGAGCGGGATGCTCAGTACTTCGAGATGTCCACGTCTTCCAGGTAGGCCTTCTTCACGGGCACCTGGCTCTTCTTCGAGGACACGGGGACGTCCTTCTCCTTCTTCACGTCGTACCGGAGGTTCTCCGTGACGCGCTGGCCGGTCAGCAGGTTGGTGCTCACCTTGCTCGTGGTGCCCTCGAGCCGGTCCGTCTTGTCGACGTCCTCGCCGATGAACGCGAAGCGGCCCACCTTCGCGTCGTAGCGGAAGCGCAGGAGCGTGTGGGTCGTGTCCCGCGAGCCACTGAGCTGATCGATGAGGACGACGCCCTTGGCGATCTTCACCAGCCCCTCGCCCGAGCCACCGAGCGTCCCCGTGCACGTGGTGCAGTAGAGCACCTGGTTGGAGGCCCCCGCGAGCCGCAGCGCGCCTCCCTCGGAGAGCAGGGCCAGCAACGCGCGCGCCCGGTCATTCGGAACACCCTCCTCGGTACTGGCGGGCTTGTCCTCGACCAACTGGAGGAGCGTGTCCTCGCCGCCGTTCTTGTCCAGGTCTCCTTTGATCGTCTCCTCGATCGTCCACCCGGAAGGAACGAAGTCCTTGGGGGCCTGTCCCCGTTTCGGGACCCGGGACAACTCGAGGGGCTTCACCTCCTGCGCGAGCGCGGGAAGGGACATCGACAGGGACACACCCAGGAGCAGCATCTTCATTCGCATGGGACGAGCTTGCCCTGTTCGAGGGGGCGCGGGGAACGCACTCACGCGAGCACCCCGCGCACGTCCTCACGCAAGGCGCGCAGCTCCTCGGGAAGGGCCTCGGGAGCGAAGCCCGCGTCCATCTCGCGCACCACGCCCTCCAGCTTCAACCGCCACGCGGCCATGGCCTCGGCCTCCGAGCCCTCGGGCCGCGCGGCGAGCACGGCGCGCGCGGACAAGACGAGCCCCCGCGCCCGGGCGAGAGGCCCCGCGCTGGCCTCGAGGGCGGCGGCCGGAAGCGCGGCGTTCTCCGAGTGCGCGAGCAGTTCGCGCAACACATCCCGCGCGAGCGCCTGTCCCGCCTGCGTGGGCACGGCGTAGACGAGCGGCCAGAGGTCCGCCACGCCGGGAGCGCGGCGTCCGGCGAGCACCGCGGCGGCGGCCACCAGACGCTGGGCCTTCACCATGCGCCGATCGCTCAAGCCGATGCCCGCGCCGCGCAGCACGCGCAGCGCATGGGCCAGGTGGGGGCGCACGGGCGCGAGGTCCGCCTCCCGAGCCACCCGCGTCAGGACATCGAGAGCCTCGAGCGGCGCGGTGCGAGCCTCGCCGTCCAAGGCGAGCGCGGCACCACCGGCCAACAGTTCCTCCAGCCTCGGGTCGGGCACGGGCTCCACGAAGATGCGCGCGAGGAAGCGGTCGGCGAACGCGGCGAGTGCTTCCTCCTCGGGCAAGGCGTTGGAGGCGCCCACGCACACGCGCAGGGGGCAGCGCATGCGCGTGTGGCCGCGGCGGAACACCCGCTCGTTGAGCAGCCCCAGGAGCGTATTGAGGATGGCGGTGGAGCCGAGGAACACCTCGTCGAGGAAGGCCACCTCGGCCTCGGGCAACATGCCAGCCGTCTCCGTCTCCACCAGCCCCTCGCGCAACTTGCGCAAGTCCACCGGGCCGAAGATTTCCGAGGGCTCGGTGAAGCGGCCCAGGAGGTATTCGAAGTAGCCGCCCCCGAGCGCGCGCGCGGTGCGGCGCACGGCCTCGCTCTTGGCGGTGCCCGGCGGTCCGATGACGAGCAGGTGCTCACCGGCCACGGCGCACAGCGTCACCAACTCCACCATGGCCTCGCGCTCCACCAGACCGCGGCTCGCATCGGCCAGGGCCTCGCGCACACGAGAGGAGGACTCATCGAACGAGAAAGACATGAAGTACACTCTATCCGGTGAGTTCAGGTCATCGAATGCCATCCCGGGAACGAACACCCGGTGGGGGTGGACCCGGCCGGTCGGGTCTGCGTTAAGCTCCGCCCCCTGATGCGACGCGTGACGAGTCTCGGAAGCTTGGTGGTGGTGCTGTGGGCTGGGAGCTCGGCGGCGGGGCCCTGGCGTGGGTACGCCTCCGCCACCACCGGTGCCGTGCTCGATCATACCTCCGGCATTCGCGCCCAGGGTGGAGCGCTGCAGGCCTACGTGGGCGTGGAGACGCCTTTTGGACTGTCGCTCGGCCTGGTGGGCGAGGGAGCACAGACCTGGGGTGGGAACTACCAGGGACTGAAGACGGAGCTGGACTACATGTCGCTGGGCGTGGAGATGCGGCTGCGCTTCATGCGGGAGGGCGGGGTGAATCCCTGGGTGGGACTGCGCGTGGCGGGCAGCCGCTCCACGCCACTGACCTTTCCGAAGTCGCTTCCCTCCATCGAGGACATCCAAGAAGCGCCCCGGCGGATGTTGCACTCGGGGTTGAGCACGGCGCTACGACTGGGCGTGGACGCGTGGTTCGGCGAGCACCTGGGCATCACGGCCTCCACGGCCTGGCAGTGGTGCGACGTGCGCGTGGACGACATCACCACGAATCCCCCGACGCAGGCGTGCACCCAGCCGCTGCACTCCATCCTGCTCGGCCCCACGCTGCGCTTCTGAACCGTCAGCCGCCCCGGTGTCCGCGCTCGCGCGAGGCGACGAACTCGGCGACGAAGCCGAGGAACCGGGCGATGGCGCGTTCATGATCGCCGTCGCAATCGTACAGGCACTTGGCATCCCACCCGTCCGTGGGGAACTCCTGCTTCACGTCGCGGAGCCAATCACTGAACCGGCCATACTCCTCGTCGTGAAAGCCGTTCACGTCCTGGCATGCCCGGAAACCATCGATGAAGGCCACCATGCGCGCGATGTTGATCTCGCCCATGTGCAACAGCAATTGCCGCGGCATGTTGTCGCGCATGCCCATCAAATAGTCGAGCAGGAGGACTCGGCGAGGAGCCACCGGGGGATTCTCTTCGTTCATGGCGTCTTCACCTGTTCCCAGATGACTCCCTGCTTGGCGTGAAGCCGGGACAAGTAATCGGACAATCTCATTCCAAGCGGCCCTGTATAGGCATCGTAAATCAAGTCTCCGAGCTTGACGGCCACATGGTAGCCGTTTCGGGTAACAGAGGCCTGCTTCCCATTTCCAAGGTCGAAAACCATATAGGGATGTTGCTGGTTGGTCTTGAACGCGATGTATTCAGGCGCTCGTCCGAGCTTGTCGAACGCGGTGTGAATGGTACGAGCCACCTGTTGGCATCGGCCCGCGACCTGATTGGCGACAACGTAGGCCGACTGCAACTCCAGCAGCCATGCCGGTGGGGCTTGTCCCGTCTGGGCCTCGTACATCACGAGAGCGCCCGCGATGTCACCCCGGGCCAGATACGCCCACAACTTGAGCTGAAGGGAGTCCGCGCCGGCCAGCACGCTCCTCTGTGTCAGCCCCGCCACGGATGGTGGGAATCCAGCCCGCGCGGGAGTTCCCGCCACCGCGACCAGAAGTAACAATCCCAGCATCCACCCACGAACCATGCGTGCGCCCCCCTGTACACGCAGGGTACTCGTCTCCTCATTCCTCCACCAGAGAGCCCCCGCTCACT from Melittangium boletus DSM 14713 includes the following:
- a CDS encoding bpX6 domain-containing protein — protein: MSPVRPRAQVHRGRVVVAALWFEPALLGEAEARRRVLTAWAPGVEVFSLAGGFLLRWAAPVRMDCAAAPGLVFTQEEGVLWSAPLSPTERERLSPPPGSVVRVRAGTAEVHPPGAFGRVDVSAWLETSGWSVVPVVGLGAPPPPVVAPALVAPPSRANFGVGAPAPEAEALRTRMEGRAPAAPPGLFARLLSWWRARRTAAPPVPPPARQASSSRGPELFSRLTHWLATATPLGAWLGRLKAQYVRRLFELFDEGKLEEALRYAIPLGKGALTEQARVSLGLPGPRESLSIQPRGGQGRAVFGGGQVIYDALRERYREAFRKMEREGRIEEAAFILAELLGEAEEAVSFLERHGRLKLAAELAEGRALAPGLVVRQWMLARDVARAVDVARRTGAFADAVSRLERTHSTDARALRLHWGEVLAQAGDYFLAADAVWPVEESRGLVRVWLEGAVEVGGTEGARALARLLLAFPERFDAMRPRVLELLDADGPREASARQRFASDLVGMKMGGAVRELLLRQALRALLRDRAAGHVSLAKRELERLVQESGDPVLVADLPTLPSQRPSAFAEPVNRVFGEDAGGPWPIHDAVPLAGGRVLVALGELGARLLAPDGRCVAHFDVPAFSLVRSWHGDRALALAPRGELQRVSRLDLVRRRAEPWCDLRADAFAREYDGGLWFVAERNTVMALDALASEPRALWRVREVGSEVVGIAADASLMSAVCVYPRPDGSSSYERWSYALPGGPTLRSRQGLDSTVLGGGSSNHLSLRADGEMTLNSSAGAGVQWVPSVLPMRAYRPALPEAGEPVLEIHLGSSWLGLLEAPPENPGHTLRVLDRGGRVYARLRFEGSHPGAAARLVDDALLFFDARGWLVRVDLPRTEVRRIVPR
- a CDS encoding AAA family ATPase, coding for MSFSFDESSSRVREALADASRGLVEREAMVELVTLCAVAGEHLLVIGPPGTAKSEAVRRTARALGGGYFEYLLGRFTEPSEIFGPVDLRKLREGLVETETAGMLPEAEVAFLDEVFLGSTAILNTLLGLLNERVFRRGHTRMRCPLRVCVGASNALPEEEALAAFADRFLARIFVEPVPDPRLEELLAGGAALALDGEARTAPLEALDVLTRVAREADLAPVRPHLAHALRVLRGAGIGLSDRRMVKAQRLVAAAAVLAGRRAPGVADLWPLVYAVPTQAGQALARDVLRELLAHSENAALPAAALEASAGPLARARGLVLSARAVLAARPEGSEAEAMAAWRLKLEGVVREMDAGFAPEALPEELRALREDVRGVLA
- a CDS encoding papain fold toxin domain-containing protein; this translates as MLGLLLLVAVAGTPARAGFPPSVAGLTQRSVLAGADSLQLKLWAYLARGDIAGALVMYEAQTGQAPPAWLLELQSAYVVANQVAGRCQQVARTIHTAFDKLGRAPEYIAFKTNQQHPYMVFDLGNGKQASVTRNGYHVAVKLGDLIYDAYTGPLGMRLSDYLSRLHAKQGVIWEQVKTP